A stretch of Acidobacteriota bacterium DNA encodes these proteins:
- a CDS encoding flippase-like domain-containing protein: MWSRTIRLSASILLPAVFLYLFFRSIDLAKLGESLRNVGAGWWLLILAAGIQVVHCLLRAARWRILLGPLKKDVGYYNLISTISIGYLVTMLLPGRLGEVLRPVLLAGRENISKGGAIATILLERLMDALTVASLFAIYLIFFLGPEGGMGREAAAGMSVGWGVAMGLFIVLAFPLLYAVVHFRGRVASLLERVVSPASRAGATVHKIFHTVVDGFEVIKGGRALIAAWSYSYLIWLVIAFSIWFSVKAFGIDIPLSGSLLMLGALTFGIAIPTQGGVGTYEWFGQQALSRFFGVDPSAAAAAILVMHVFAVGPVIIMGFAFLWKEGLSFSGITAGVRSGSGSLAGAPAPRPEVPSIPSPQPVEAGASRGRSAARSDT, encoded by the coding sequence ATGTGGTCACGCACGATCAGGCTCTCCGCGTCGATCCTGCTCCCCGCCGTCTTCCTCTATCTCTTCTTCCGAAGCATTGACCTCGCCAAGCTCGGCGAGTCGCTCCGAAACGTGGGGGCGGGGTGGTGGCTCCTCATCCTTGCCGCGGGGATTCAGGTCGTCCACTGCCTCCTCCGCGCGGCCCGCTGGCGGATCCTGCTCGGCCCCCTGAAGAAAGACGTCGGCTACTACAACCTCATCTCCACCATCTCCATCGGGTACCTGGTCACGATGCTCCTGCCGGGACGGCTCGGCGAGGTGCTGCGCCCGGTCCTCCTCGCCGGCCGCGAGAACATCAGCAAGGGCGGCGCGATCGCGACGATTCTCCTGGAGCGGCTGATGGACGCGCTGACCGTCGCGTCGCTCTTCGCGATCTACCTCATCTTCTTCCTCGGCCCCGAAGGGGGGATGGGTCGCGAGGCCGCGGCGGGGATGAGCGTCGGCTGGGGAGTCGCGATGGGGCTCTTCATCGTGCTCGCGTTCCCGCTGCTCTACGCGGTGGTCCACTTCCGGGGGCGGGTCGCCTCGCTCCTCGAGCGCGTCGTGAGCCCCGCCTCGCGGGCCGGCGCGACGGTCCACAAGATCTTCCACACCGTCGTCGACGGCTTCGAGGTGATCAAGGGGGGGCGCGCGCTCATCGCGGCCTGGTCGTACTCGTACCTGATCTGGCTTGTGATCGCGTTCTCGATCTGGTTCTCGGTGAAGGCGTTCGGCATCGACATCCCGCTCTCCGGCTCGCTGCTGATGCTCGGGGCGCTCACGTTCGGCATCGCGATCCCCACGCAGGGCGGCGTCGGGACGTACGAATGGTTCGGCCAGCAGGCCCTCTCCCGGTTCTTCGGCGTCGATCCGTCCGCCGCGGCCGCCGCGATTCTCGTGATGCACGTCTTCGCGGTCGGCCCCGTCATCATCATGGGCTTCGCGTTCCTCTGGAAGGAAGGCCTGAGCTTCTCGGGGATCACGGCCGGCGTGCGCTCGGGGAGCGGCTCTCTCGCCGGCGCCCCCGCGCCGCGCCCTGAGGTCCCGTCCATCCCCTCGCCGCAGCCGGTGGAGGCGGGAGCGTCGCGCGGCCGATCCGCCGCGCGGAGCGACACATGA
- the nrdR gene encoding transcriptional repressor NrdR produces MKCPFCGHLQDKVVDSREGKEGLTIRRRRQCLKCNRRFTSYERIDEPNLRLVKKDGRREAFDREKLMAGLHTSCKKRPVAVKDLEDICNEVEARLQESPDKELPTTKVGAFVMQRLKELDKVAYVRFASVYRQFEDVTDFLDELKTLMELKKVDDAAEKEKEKEGARGDG; encoded by the coding sequence ATGAAATGCCCCTTCTGCGGCCACCTGCAGGACAAGGTGGTCGATTCCCGCGAGGGGAAGGAGGGGTTGACGATCCGGAGGCGCCGCCAGTGCCTCAAGTGCAATCGGCGGTTCACGTCGTACGAGCGCATCGACGAGCCCAACCTGAGGCTGGTGAAGAAGGACGGGCGCCGCGAGGCGTTCGACCGCGAGAAGCTGATGGCGGGCCTGCACACGTCCTGCAAGAAGCGCCCGGTGGCGGTCAAGGATCTCGAGGACATCTGCAACGAGGTCGAGGCACGGCTGCAGGAGAGCCCCGACAAGGAGCTGCCGACGACCAAGGTCGGCGCGTTCGTCATGCAGAGGCTGAAGGAGCTGGACAAGGTGGCGTATGTCCGGTTCGCGTCGGTCTACCGCCAGTTCGAGGACGTCACGGATTTCCTCGACGAGCTCAAGACGCTCATGGAGCTCAAGAAGGTCGACGACGCCGCCGAGAAAGAGAAAGAGAAGGAAGGGGCGCGCGGCGACGGCTGA
- a CDS encoding Hsp20/alpha crystallin family protein: MDGNFGHFLELARIQSEVNKLFDVLLETRGAEGDGAQRWLPNVDICETEDRLVVKCEVPGVCLDNLRLVAQGDALVISGDKAPTRPEARAKFHCMERAYGAFRRVVHLPQQVNTRGAEASLNHGVLVVLFPKVSNRRGEEVVIKIQEETAGAA; this comes from the coding sequence ATGGATGGGAACTTCGGCCACTTCCTCGAGCTCGCGCGCATCCAGAGCGAGGTCAACAAGCTCTTCGACGTCCTGCTCGAGACGCGCGGGGCCGAGGGCGACGGCGCGCAGCGATGGCTTCCCAACGTCGACATCTGCGAGACCGAGGATCGCCTGGTCGTGAAGTGCGAGGTGCCGGGGGTCTGCCTCGACAACTTGCGCCTCGTGGCGCAGGGGGACGCGCTCGTGATCTCCGGCGACAAGGCGCCCACGCGCCCCGAGGCGCGCGCGAAGTTTCACTGCATGGAGCGCGCGTACGGCGCGTTCCGCCGCGTGGTGCATCTCCCGCAGCAGGTCAACACGCGCGGCGCCGAGGCTTCGCTGAACCACGGGGTGCTGGTCGTGCTCTTCCCCAAGGTGTCGAACCGCCGGGGCGAGGAAGTCGTGATCAAGATCCAGGAGGAGACTGCCGGTGCCGCCTGA
- the lon gene encoding endopeptidase La has translation MKPEENVKIPDRLPVLPLRGLVVYPFIIMPLSVSRQRSIAAVDHALAGNRMVLLLAQRDKDEDDPKSKDHYKTGTVGVIMRMLKLPDNRVRVLVQGVARAKVQEFVDGKTFAEAVITRVDESHAGSAGLEQEALMRAVKRSLEKSVNLGKAISSEVMVVATNLESPGRLADLVASNLDLKIEDAQDVLETVDPAKRLRKVHDLLNKEAELLQMQQEINTHTREEIDKSQKEYFLRQQMKAIQQELGEGNELAEEIEALRTKARKAKMPEKVAEEFDRQLGKLERMHPDAAETATLRNYLDWMVEVPWSKETKDNLDIRKAHSILDDDHFGLDKVKDRILEYLSVRKLKKKMKGPILCFVGPPGVGKTSLGRSIARALGRTFVRISLGGVRDEAEVRGHRRTYVGAMPGRIIQGMHQAGVTNPVFMLDEVDKLGADYRGDPSSALLEVLDPEQNFSFRDHYLGVPYDLSNVMFIATANLLDPIHPAFRDRMEIIQLSGYTEEEKLEICRRHLVPKQVKENGLRPALVEFADEGVRRIIGGYTREAGLRNLEREIASVCRKVARGVAEGDSKKVRINPALVEKYLGAPQVLPEESLKEDRVGVATGLAWTPSGGDILFIEAGIMPGRGSLTLTGQLGDVMKESAQAALTYARARAESLGISAKFFATHDIHVHVPEGAIPKDGPSAGITMATSMISAFTGRPVRRNVAMTGEITLRGNVLPIGGVKEKILAARRAGITTVIMPELNRRNLEDLPEYVVKGMKFVFVGDVVEVFRVALTDAKPGGRSSRGGVGRPVRGSGRARRPARPAAALGSRSTRTDPRAARS, from the coding sequence ATGAAGCCCGAGGAAAACGTCAAGATTCCGGATCGCCTGCCGGTCCTCCCCCTCCGGGGACTCGTCGTCTACCCGTTCATCATCATGCCGTTGTCGGTCAGCCGGCAGCGCTCGATCGCGGCGGTCGACCACGCCCTCGCGGGGAACCGCATGGTCCTGCTGCTCGCCCAGCGCGACAAGGACGAGGACGATCCGAAGTCGAAGGATCACTACAAGACGGGCACCGTCGGCGTCATCATGCGGATGCTCAAGCTTCCCGACAACCGCGTCCGCGTCCTCGTCCAGGGGGTGGCGCGCGCGAAGGTCCAGGAGTTCGTCGACGGCAAGACCTTCGCCGAGGCCGTGATCACGCGCGTCGACGAGTCCCACGCGGGATCGGCGGGGCTCGAGCAGGAAGCGCTGATGCGGGCCGTGAAGCGCTCGCTCGAGAAGAGCGTCAACCTCGGGAAGGCGATCTCCTCCGAGGTGATGGTCGTCGCGACCAACCTCGAGTCGCCGGGCCGCCTCGCCGACCTCGTCGCGTCGAACCTCGATCTCAAGATCGAGGACGCGCAGGACGTGCTCGAGACGGTCGATCCCGCCAAGCGACTCCGCAAGGTCCACGATCTCCTCAACAAGGAGGCGGAGCTGCTGCAGATGCAGCAGGAGATCAACACGCACACCCGCGAGGAGATCGACAAGTCGCAGAAGGAGTACTTCCTCAGGCAGCAGATGAAGGCGATCCAGCAGGAGCTCGGCGAGGGAAACGAGCTCGCCGAGGAGATCGAGGCGCTCCGGACGAAGGCGCGCAAGGCGAAGATGCCGGAGAAGGTCGCCGAGGAGTTCGACCGGCAGCTCGGCAAGCTCGAGAGGATGCATCCCGACGCGGCCGAGACGGCGACGCTCCGCAACTACCTCGACTGGATGGTCGAGGTCCCGTGGAGCAAGGAGACCAAGGACAACCTCGACATCCGGAAGGCGCATTCCATACTCGACGACGACCACTTCGGCCTCGACAAGGTCAAGGACCGCATCCTCGAGTACCTGAGCGTGCGGAAGCTCAAGAAGAAGATGAAGGGGCCCATCCTCTGCTTCGTCGGGCCACCGGGGGTCGGCAAGACGTCGCTCGGCCGATCGATCGCCAGGGCGCTCGGGCGAACCTTCGTGCGCATCTCGCTCGGCGGCGTCCGGGACGAGGCGGAGGTCCGCGGTCACCGGCGCACGTACGTCGGCGCGATGCCCGGCCGGATCATCCAGGGGATGCACCAGGCCGGCGTCACGAACCCCGTGTTCATGCTCGACGAGGTCGACAAGCTCGGAGCGGACTACCGCGGCGATCCGTCCTCGGCCCTCCTCGAGGTGCTCGACCCCGAGCAGAACTTCTCGTTCCGCGATCACTACCTCGGAGTGCCGTACGATCTGAGCAACGTGATGTTCATCGCGACGGCGAACCTGCTCGACCCGATCCACCCCGCCTTCCGCGATCGGATGGAGATCATCCAGCTCTCGGGGTACACCGAGGAGGAGAAGCTCGAGATCTGCCGCCGGCACCTCGTGCCGAAGCAGGTGAAGGAGAACGGCCTGAGGCCGGCGCTCGTCGAGTTCGCGGACGAAGGGGTGCGCCGGATCATCGGCGGATACACGCGCGAGGCCGGGCTCCGCAACCTGGAGCGCGAGATCGCCTCCGTCTGCCGGAAGGTGGCGCGCGGCGTCGCGGAAGGGGACTCGAAGAAGGTTCGCATCAACCCGGCGCTGGTCGAGAAGTACCTGGGCGCGCCGCAGGTCCTCCCCGAGGAGAGCCTCAAGGAGGATCGCGTCGGCGTCGCCACCGGCCTCGCCTGGACGCCGAGCGGCGGAGACATCCTCTTCATCGAGGCGGGGATCATGCCCGGGCGCGGGTCGCTGACTCTCACGGGCCAGCTCGGAGACGTCATGAAGGAGTCGGCCCAGGCGGCGCTCACGTACGCGAGGGCGCGCGCCGAATCGCTCGGTATCTCGGCGAAATTCTTCGCGACCCACGACATCCACGTGCACGTTCCGGAGGGGGCCATTCCCAAGGACGGCCCGTCGGCGGGGATCACGATGGCCACGTCGATGATCTCGGCGTTCACCGGCCGGCCGGTGCGGCGCAACGTCGCGATGACCGGAGAGATCACGCTGCGCGGGAACGTCCTGCCGATCGGCGGCGTGAAGGAGAAGATCCTCGCGGCGCGCCGCGCGGGGATCACGACGGTGATCATGCCCGAGCTGAACCGGAGAAACCTCGAAGATCTGCCCGAGTACGTCGTGAAGGGGATGAAGTTCGTCTTCGTCGGCGACGTCGTCGAGGTCTTCCGCGTCGCGCTCACCGACGCGAAGCCGGGCGGCCGCTCCTCGCGGGGGGGCGTGGGGCGCCCCGTGCGGGGCTCGGGACGCGCCCGCCGCCCCGCGCGGCCGGCGGCGGCCCTCGGCAGCCGGAGCACCAGAACGGATCCGCGCGCCGCCCGATCCTGA
- the thiL gene encoding thiamine-phosphate kinase, producing MDLSRLGEAGFVDALVRRHRRAFLPPPHGPGDDAAVLGRSLVTTDALIEDVHFRATEPPFLIGRKSLAVNLSDIAAMGGRPEAFVVALGLPSGLPARFLRALVDGLADGAAEAGVRWIGGDTVRSPRGVVIAITAIGRRGRRILTRQGARPGDGVYVSGPLGASAAGRLLLEAGFSWNPAGAAGPPGRRIDPAARREAAELLRAHLDPRPRLAAGWFLASKGVASAATDLSDGLSVDLRRLCHASGVGARIEREAIPVSQATRAWARRRRRDALDLALHGGEDYELLFTVPRRREPLLARWPKDSGAGPLLIGRITARRQGLRIARPDGRTEPIPPLGYDPFRPGRRVDTP from the coding sequence GTGGATCTATCGAGGCTCGGCGAGGCCGGCTTCGTCGACGCGCTCGTCCGCAGGCACCGCCGCGCGTTCCTCCCGCCGCCCCACGGCCCCGGCGACGATGCCGCGGTGCTCGGGCGCTCCCTCGTCACGACCGACGCCCTCATAGAGGACGTCCACTTCCGCGCGACCGAGCCGCCCTTCCTCATCGGGCGCAAGTCCCTCGCCGTGAATCTGAGCGACATCGCGGCCATGGGCGGCAGGCCCGAGGCCTTCGTCGTCGCGCTCGGCCTTCCCTCCGGCCTGCCCGCGCGCTTCCTCCGCGCTCTCGTCGATGGGCTCGCCGACGGTGCGGCCGAGGCCGGCGTCCGTTGGATCGGAGGCGACACGGTGCGCTCCCCCCGCGGCGTCGTGATCGCGATCACGGCGATCGGAAGGCGCGGGAGGAGGATCCTGACGCGCCAGGGAGCGAGGCCCGGCGATGGCGTCTACGTGTCCGGGCCGCTCGGCGCCTCGGCCGCCGGGCGGCTGCTGCTCGAGGCGGGCTTCTCGTGGAATCCGGCGGGGGCCGCCGGGCCGCCGGGGCGGCGGATCGATCCCGCGGCGCGCCGGGAGGCGGCGGAGCTGCTCCGCGCGCACCTCGATCCCAGGCCGCGACTGGCGGCCGGGTGGTTTCTCGCGTCGAAGGGCGTCGCCTCGGCCGCGACGGATCTGAGCGACGGCCTCTCCGTCGATCTCCGCCGGCTGTGCCACGCGAGCGGGGTCGGCGCGAGGATCGAGCGCGAGGCGATTCCCGTCTCCCAGGCGACCCGGGCGTGGGCGAGACGGCGCCGGCGCGACGCGCTCGATCTGGCCCTGCACGGCGGGGAGGACTACGAGCTCCTCTTCACGGTGCCGAGGAGGCGGGAGCCGCTCCTCGCCCGTTGGCCGAAAGACTCCGGGGCGGGCCCACTGCTCATCGGCAGAATCACCGCGCGGCGCCAAGGGCTCCGCATCGCCCGCCCCGACGGCCGCACCGAGCCGATCCCGCCCCTGGGATACGACCCCTTCCGCCCGGGGCGTCGCGTTGACACCCCCTAA
- a CDS encoding RNA polymerase sigma factor, which yields MSDERALIRRVKQRDEGALAELIELKRQRVFRIALNIVGSEDDAKDISQLAFVRLWGSIQHFDESGRFDPWFFRIVVNLSLDHYRRVRRGHEITGADLDAIQGEPLPGAMPTVQDAAIHRADVRRVWSEAARRLSAAQRAVFSLREIEGMPAEEIARIMGIRASTVRNHLLQARRVLQEYLRRRYPEIARGR from the coding sequence ATGAGCGACGAGAGAGCGCTCATCCGCCGCGTGAAGCAGCGGGACGAAGGCGCGCTCGCCGAGCTGATCGAGCTCAAGCGCCAGAGAGTCTTCCGGATCGCCCTCAACATCGTCGGGAGCGAGGATGACGCGAAGGACATCTCACAGCTCGCGTTCGTCAGGCTCTGGGGATCCATCCAGCATTTCGACGAATCGGGCCGCTTCGACCCCTGGTTCTTCAGGATCGTCGTCAACCTCAGTCTCGACCACTACCGCCGAGTCCGCCGCGGCCACGAGATCACGGGCGCGGATCTCGACGCCATCCAGGGAGAGCCGCTCCCGGGCGCGATGCCCACGGTGCAGGACGCCGCGATCCACCGGGCCGACGTCCGCCGCGTATGGTCCGAGGCCGCTCGAAGGCTCTCCGCGGCCCAGCGCGCGGTCTTCTCCCTGCGCGAGATCGAGGGGATGCCTGCGGAGGAGATCGCGCGGATCATGGGGATCCGCGCCTCGACCGTCCGGAACCACCTGCTCCAGGCGCGGCGCGTCCTCCAGGAGTATCTCCGCCGGCGGTATCCGGAGATCGCCCGCGGGCGCTGA
- a CDS encoding zf-HC2 domain-containing protein, translating to MTAPREIFDCERVRAFLESYLEGQVPPPERRAMRLHIHACEACRSRVIARDPLQMFAPLADEERPDEFWAGFWPAVRADIHAAEAEARSWRARLLRPAIAWSAAAALLVVAAVAVVRPWRATPASRDFREAAAPDWRRVLPSAGQPGEPVPATLEDVRSPSARVLTMKVYGRDEAVTEVVLIVDEGINL from the coding sequence ATGACCGCCCCCCGCGAGATCTTCGACTGCGAGAGGGTGAGGGCCTTCCTCGAGTCGTACCTCGAGGGACAGGTCCCGCCCCCCGAGCGCCGCGCGATGCGCCTCCACATCCACGCGTGCGAGGCCTGCCGCTCCCGCGTCATCGCGCGCGATCCTCTCCAGATGTTCGCGCCGCTCGCCGACGAGGAGCGACCGGACGAGTTCTGGGCCGGTTTCTGGCCCGCGGTTCGCGCCGACATCCACGCCGCCGAAGCGGAGGCGCGATCGTGGCGCGCTCGGCTCCTCAGGCCCGCCATCGCGTGGAGCGCGGCGGCCGCCCTCCTGGTGGTCGCGGCCGTCGCGGTCGTGAGGCCGTGGCGCGCAACGCCCGCCTCCCGCGATTTTCGCGAAGCGGCCGCCCCCGACTGGCGCCGGGTCCTGCCGAGCGCCGGGCAGCCCGGGGAGCCGGTCCCCGCGACGCTCGAGGACGTCCGCTCCCCCTCCGCGCGCGTCCTGACGATGAAGGTCTATGGCCGCGACGAGGCCGTCACCGAGGTCGTGCTGATCGTCGACGAAGGGATCAACCTGTGA
- a CDS encoding type II secretion system F family protein, translated as MAEYVCKVGTPGGQILEQVYAAETEDTLRKDFEARDYFVYWIRKKSGLASLLDFSALKKRRISSKEFLIFNQELASLIQAGLPIVTSLEILMERRKNLVFKRALADIRDQVKAGASLSDAFESQGGLFPKIYASSLASGERSGEVATVLRRYIAYTKTILAIRKKVVSALIYPAILLVMAFGLVILLLTYILPKFREFYSDMGTELPLITRMLVGASGLVRDNILIWVPVTLLTIVGVSTWVRTPFGALKLDTWKLKVPLLGGIWHRYAISRFTRTLATLTSGGIPLVISLDISARAIGNRIFERRILEVSQKVREGGSLWESLEQTGIMTDMSVEMIKVGESTGALEDMLSNVANFYDEEIDNNLATLVALMEPAMLIFMGGVIATMLLAIYLPLIRSYTSSQY; from the coding sequence GTGGCGGAGTACGTGTGCAAGGTCGGGACGCCGGGAGGCCAGATCCTCGAGCAGGTCTACGCCGCCGAGACGGAGGACACGCTCCGCAAGGATTTCGAGGCGCGCGACTACTTCGTCTACTGGATCCGCAAGAAGAGCGGCCTCGCGTCGCTTCTCGACTTCAGCGCCCTGAAGAAGCGGCGGATCTCGTCGAAGGAGTTCCTGATCTTCAACCAGGAGCTGGCGTCGCTCATCCAGGCGGGGCTCCCCATCGTCACCAGCCTCGAGATCCTGATGGAGCGGCGCAAGAACCTCGTCTTCAAGCGCGCCCTCGCGGACATCCGCGACCAGGTGAAGGCCGGGGCCTCCCTCTCCGATGCCTTCGAGTCGCAGGGGGGCCTCTTCCCGAAGATCTACGCCTCGAGCCTGGCCTCCGGGGAGCGCTCGGGGGAGGTGGCGACGGTCCTCCGCCGCTACATCGCCTACACCAAGACGATCCTCGCGATTCGCAAGAAGGTGGTCTCGGCGCTCATCTACCCGGCCATCCTCCTGGTGATGGCGTTCGGCCTCGTCATCCTGCTGCTCACGTACATCCTGCCGAAGTTCCGCGAGTTCTACTCGGACATGGGGACCGAGCTGCCGCTCATCACGCGCATGCTCGTGGGCGCGTCGGGGCTCGTCCGGGACAACATCCTCATCTGGGTCCCCGTGACCCTCCTCACGATCGTGGGCGTCAGCACGTGGGTGCGGACGCCGTTCGGGGCGCTGAAGCTCGACACGTGGAAGCTGAAGGTCCCGCTCCTGGGCGGCATCTGGCACCGGTACGCCATCTCGCGCTTCACCCGGACGCTGGCGACGCTGACGTCGGGCGGCATCCCGCTGGTGATCAGCCTCGACATCTCGGCGCGCGCGATCGGCAACCGCATCTTCGAGCGGCGCATCCTCGAGGTGAGCCAGAAGGTCCGGGAGGGAGGGTCGCTCTGGGAGTCCCTCGAGCAGACCGGCATCATGACCGACATGTCGGTCGAGATGATCAAGGTGGGCGAGTCGACGGGCGCCCTCGAGGACATGCTGTCGAACGTCGCCAACTTCTACGACGAGGAGATCGACAACAATCTCGCGACGCTCGTCGCGCTCATGGAGCCGGCGATGCTGATCTTCATGGGAGGCGTGATCGCGACGATGCTCCTCGCGATCTACCTCCCGCTGATCCGTTCGTACACGTCGTCGCAGTACTGA
- a CDS encoding type II/IV secretion system protein, with protein sequence MQEGAEPAAGSSTAEATDVASENVIAQRLARRLGLAYVDLKDFEIDHELFRSIPVDLMFRYNFVPYKRHGRSLVIVISDPTDVLMIDELESLLAQPVEISVGTRTAIQEILKKSESSQRVLEEATEEFRVQLIREDEDGEESLSIDRLTSDTSPIIKLVDSMVFNALQRRASDIHIETRDREVVIKYRIDGTLYQAMDPIDKQFHSTIISRIKVMSELDIAEKRVPQDGRFKLKVKGRTIDFRVSIMPSVHGEDCVIRILDKESANESFRELSLKVLGFSPAELKILRRQITEPYGMFLVTGPTGSGKTTTLYAALSEIKSDEDKIITIEDPVEYQLPGITQIPVNEKKGLTFARGLRSILRHDPDKIMVGEIRDEETAQIAVQSALTGHLVFTTVHANNVVDVLGRFLNMKVELYNFVSALNCVLAQRLVRLICKSCRRPMTVEPKQLEESGLDVKTYKDHTFYEGRGCIDCNGTGFRGRMAISEILDLSDNVRELILSRKSAAEIKRAAKEEGMKFLRESAVEKVLAGDTTLREINKVTFID encoded by the coding sequence ATGCAGGAGGGGGCGGAGCCCGCGGCGGGCTCGTCGACCGCCGAGGCCACCGACGTCGCGTCGGAGAACGTCATCGCGCAGCGGCTCGCGCGGCGGCTGGGTCTGGCGTACGTCGATCTGAAAGACTTCGAGATCGATCACGAGCTGTTCCGATCGATCCCCGTCGATCTGATGTTCCGCTACAACTTCGTCCCGTACAAGCGCCACGGGCGCTCGCTCGTCATCGTCATCTCCGACCCGACCGACGTCCTGATGATCGACGAGCTCGAGAGCCTCCTCGCTCAGCCGGTCGAGATCAGCGTCGGCACCCGCACCGCCATCCAGGAGATCCTCAAGAAGTCCGAGTCGAGCCAGCGCGTGCTCGAGGAGGCCACCGAGGAGTTCCGCGTCCAGCTCATCCGCGAGGACGAGGACGGCGAGGAGTCGCTCTCGATCGACCGGCTGACGTCGGACACCTCGCCGATCATCAAGCTCGTCGACTCGATGGTCTTCAACGCCCTCCAGCGCCGCGCCTCGGACATCCACATCGAGACCCGGGATCGCGAGGTCGTCATCAAGTACCGCATCGACGGCACGCTGTACCAGGCGATGGACCCGATCGACAAGCAGTTCCACTCGACGATCATCTCGCGCATCAAGGTCATGTCGGAGCTCGACATCGCCGAGAAGCGCGTCCCGCAGGACGGGCGCTTCAAGCTGAAGGTGAAGGGGCGAACGATCGACTTCCGCGTCAGCATCATGCCGTCGGTCCACGGCGAGGACTGCGTCATCCGCATCCTCGACAAGGAGTCGGCCAACGAGTCGTTCCGCGAGCTCAGCCTCAAGGTGCTGGGCTTCTCCCCGGCCGAGCTGAAGATCCTGCGCCGCCAGATCACCGAGCCGTACGGCATGTTCCTCGTGACCGGCCCCACCGGGTCGGGGAAGACGACGACGCTGTACGCGGCGCTCAGCGAGATCAAGAGCGACGAGGACAAGATCATCACGATCGAGGACCCGGTCGAGTACCAGCTCCCCGGAATTACCCAAATCCCCGTGAACGAGAAGAAGGGGCTCACCTTCGCCCGCGGGCTGCGCTCCATCCTGAGGCACGACCCCGACAAGATCATGGTCGGAGAGATCCGCGACGAGGAGACGGCCCAGATCGCGGTGCAGTCCGCGCTCACCGGCCACCTCGTCTTCACGACCGTCCACGCGAACAACGTCGTCGACGTCCTGGGCCGCTTCCTCAACATGAAGGTCGAGCTGTACAACTTCGTGTCGGCGCTCAACTGCGTGCTGGCGCAGCGGCTCGTCCGTCTCATCTGCAAGTCGTGCCGCCGTCCCATGACCGTCGAGCCGAAGCAGCTCGAGGAGTCCGGGCTCGACGTGAAGACCTACAAGGATCACACGTTCTACGAGGGGCGCGGCTGCATCGACTGCAACGGGACCGGATTCCGCGGCCGCATGGCGATCTCGGAGATCCTCGATCTCTCCGACAACGTGCGCGAGCTGATCCTCAGCCGGAAGTCCGCGGCCGAGATCAAGCGCGCCGCCAAGGAGGAGGGGATGAAGTTCCTGAGGGAGTCGGCGGTCGAGAAGGTGCTCGCGGGCGACACGACGCTTCGCGAGATCAACAAAGTGACGTTCATCGACTAG